CAGGTGGCTCGCCCGGGCTCCCCGGGCCCGGTTATCAGCAGAAATGATTCGGGATCATGCCCTGAGTATCAGTGATTTGCTGGTTTGTGAAATCGGTGGCCCCAGCGTTAAGCCCTATCAGCCTCCGGGCCTTTGGGAAGAGACCACAGGCGGTGGTGGCGGCAGTACCTCAAAATACGTTCAGGATGAAGGAAAGAAAAATTACCGCAGGAGCCTTTATACTTTTTGGAAACGCACCGTTCCTCCTCCGAACATGATGACTTTTGACACGCCGTCGAGAGACATGTGTAATGTGCAAAGAGAAAATACCAGCACGCCCTTACAGGCCCTGGTTATGCTGAATGATCCACAATTTCTGGAAGCCTCAAAGGCTTTGGCTTTTCGTGCAGTCAAAGAAACTCAAAATAGTGAAGATGAGACAATAAAGTACATGTTCAGACTGGCCACCTCCCGAAAACCGGATGCCGACGAATTAGCTTCCTTAAAAGAATTGTATCGTGAAGAGTATGAAATATTCAGGGGTAACCTCGATGGCGCCACCACCTTTTTGAATATAGGCCATATTGATACACCGGAGGGAGAAGCACCAAGAATGGCTGCTTACACTTTTATTGCCAACACCATTATGAATCTCGATGAGACGATTCGAAAAAATTAATTTGTGATGAATAAAAATAATCCAATAGAAGAACGTTCTTATTTGCTAAATCGGCGGGCTTTTTTAGCCAAATCGAGTATCGGGATTGGAGCTGCAGCATTAGGGGCTATAATGGGAACCGGGTTAACCAGTTGCATCAGAGGATCCGCGGAAGAAGAAGTTTCGGCTTCTCTTAAAGGAATACTCAGCAATCCTCATTTCGCCCCCAAAGCAAAAAGAGTTATTTATCTATTTCAAAGCGGGGGACCGTCGCAGCTGGACTTATTTGATTACAAACCGCTTTTGACCGAAAGAAGAGGTCAGGAATTGCCGGAATCCATCCGGAAAGGGCAGCGACTCACCGGGATGACCTCAGGGCAGACTTCTTTTCCGCTGGCTGATTCTATGTATAAATTTAAACAACACGGACAAAGCGGAACCTGGTTGAGCGAACTGCTGCCCTATACTTCAAAGGTGGTCGACGATATTTGCATCATAAAATCCATGTACACGGAAGCGATCAACCATGATCCCGCCATTACCTTTTTTCAGACGGGGTCTCAGCAAACGGGCCGGCCCTCTATGGGATCCTGGCTTAGTTACGGTTTGGGGAGTGAGAATGAAAATTTACCGGCATTCTGCGTATTGTTATCCCGGGGCACGGGGCGTCCTTTTGGCCAGCCGTTATATTCCAGACTATGGGGAAATGGTTTTTTACATTCCCTGCATCAGGGCGTTCAGTTCCGGTCAGGGAAAGATCCCGTGCTTTACCTGAAGGATCCGGAAGGACTTTCAAAAATGAGCCGTAGGAATATGTTGGATAAAATTGCGGCCTTAAACCAGAAACAGTACGATGAATACGGGGATCCTGAAGTTCAGAGCCGTATTGCGCAATACGAAATGGCTTACCGGATGCAGACTTCGGTTCCGGAATTAATGGATGTTTCCGGAGAGCCGGATAGTGTATATCGCCTTTATGGCGCGGAATCCACCCAACCCGGAACTTTTGCGGCCAATTGTCTCCTGGCCCGTCGATTGGCTGAGCGAGGCGTTAGGTTTATTCAACTGTACCACATGGGCTGGGATCAGCATTTTGACCTGCCTACGCAGATCAGGGGACAGGCAAAAGATGTCGATCAGGCTTCAGCGGCGTTAATCACGGATTTGAAGCAGCGGGGAATGCTTGAAGACACTCTCGTCATCTGGGGCGGAGAATTTGGCAGAACCAACTATTCGCAGGGCATGCTTACGGATACCAATTACGGAAGAGATCACCATCCGAGGTGTTTTACCATCTGGATGGCCGGCGGTGGGATAAAACCGGGTCTGGTTTATGGGGAGACGGATGAATTTGGATATAATATTGTTTCCAACCCGGTTCACGTTCATGATTTCCAGGCGACGGTTTTACACCAGTTGGGTATTGATCATGAAAAATTGACCTACAAACACCAGGGACGAAGATTTCGCCTGACGGATGTAAGTGGGGAAGTTGTCCACGATTTGATCGCTTAATGCAAATTTTATGATCCGAAGAAATTTTATAAAATCTACTTCCAGGCTATTGCTGACCCTTCCGCTGGGGATGTCAGTTTTTGATTTCCAAAAACATTTGGGATCAAAAGACCTGGTGGTGGGCCATAACACTCATCAGTATAAAGTGGATCTATTGTGGGGAGCCTTGGACCCATTGCGTTATCCTGTAAAGGATTGTCATGAAATGGTGCTCGACTCCAAAGGACGTATCGTGCTGTTGACCAATCATACCAAAAATAATGTCATCATTTACAACAAGGATGGAAAACCGGTACAAACCTGGGGAACGGAATATCCGGGGGCTCATGGATTAACCCTGGTCGATGAAGGGGGAGAGGATATGTTGTACATCACCGATACCGAAAGGCATGAAGTGATAAAAACGACCCTCGACGGGAAAGTGGTCATGACCTTAACCTATCCGGCTGACTTTGAAGGATACCGGGAGGCTGCCCAATATGTTCCTACCGAAACAGCCATTGCTGACAACGGAGACATTTTTGTAGCCGATGGTTATGGGGCGCAATACATCATGCACTACAATGCAAAAGGAGAACTGCTGAATGTATTTGGCGGACCCGGGAATGAAAAGGATAAATTTAACAATGCCCATGGAATTTGTATCGATAAGCGTTCGGCCATTCCTTCGCTTCTGATTACTGCCAGGCAA
This sequence is a window from Lewinellaceae bacterium. Protein-coding genes within it:
- a CDS encoding 6-bladed beta-propeller, giving the protein MIRRNFIKSTSRLLLTLPLGMSVFDFQKHLGSKDLVVGHNTHQYKVDLLWGALDPLRYPVKDCHEMVLDSKGRIVLLTNHTKNNVIIYNKDGKPVQTWGTEYPGAHGLTLVDEGGEDMLYITDTERHEVIKTTLDGKVVMTLTYPADFEGYREAAQYVPTETAIADNGDIFVADGYGAQYIMHYNAKGELLNVFGGPGNEKDKFNNAHGICIDKRSAIPSLLITARQQNKLKRFSLEGQWVENIDLPGAYICRPVIKGEHVYLATIWSGDGSPNSGFVSILDKNNKLISAPGGCDPHYDQNDLAPMYQNLQLFKHPHDVCVDEDENIYVAQWNAGQVYPYKLIRI
- a CDS encoding DUF1501 domain-containing protein, whose amino-acid sequence is MNKNNPIEERSYLLNRRAFLAKSSIGIGAAALGAIMGTGLTSCIRGSAEEEVSASLKGILSNPHFAPKAKRVIYLFQSGGPSQLDLFDYKPLLTERRGQELPESIRKGQRLTGMTSGQTSFPLADSMYKFKQHGQSGTWLSELLPYTSKVVDDICIIKSMYTEAINHDPAITFFQTGSQQTGRPSMGSWLSYGLGSENENLPAFCVLLSRGTGRPFGQPLYSRLWGNGFLHSLHQGVQFRSGKDPVLYLKDPEGLSKMSRRNMLDKIAALNQKQYDEYGDPEVQSRIAQYEMAYRMQTSVPELMDVSGEPDSVYRLYGAESTQPGTFAANCLLARRLAERGVRFIQLYHMGWDQHFDLPTQIRGQAKDVDQASAALITDLKQRGMLEDTLVIWGGEFGRTNYSQGMLTDTNYGRDHHPRCFTIWMAGGGIKPGLVYGETDEFGYNIVSNPVHVHDFQATVLHQLGIDHEKLTYKHQGRRFRLTDVSGEVVHDLIA